A region of Methyloversatilis discipulorum DNA encodes the following proteins:
- a CDS encoding 4Fe-4S dicluster domain-containing protein, with product MQKSLHIDPSKCTSCLQCEMACSFENYGVFNNSLSRIKVFDFHHTGAKVPYTCTQCDEAWCMHACPVEAIKLDKTNGAKVVFEDVCVGCKVCTIACPFGTVNYVAETGKVQKCDLCGGNPACAEACPTGAITYVDANWTGLDRMRQWADKLGNQPA from the coding sequence ATGCAGAAGTCCCTACACATCGATCCCTCGAAATGCACCAGCTGCCTGCAATGCGAAATGGCCTGTTCGTTCGAGAACTACGGTGTCTTCAACAACTCGCTGTCGCGCATCAAGGTGTTCGACTTCCACCACACCGGCGCCAAGGTTCCCTATACCTGTACGCAGTGCGATGAAGCTTGGTGCATGCACGCCTGTCCGGTCGAGGCGATCAAGCTGGACAAGACCAATGGCGCCAAGGTCGTGTTCGAGGACGTGTGCGTGGGCTGCAAGGTGTGCACGATCGCCTGTCCGTTCGGCACGGTGAATTACGTGGCTGAGACCGGCAAGGTGCAGAAGTGCGATCTGTGCGGCGGCAACCCGGCCTGTGCGGAAGCCTGTCCGACCGGTGCCATCACCTATGTGGACGCCAACTGGACCGGTCTGGACCGCATGCGCCAGTGGGCCGACAAGCTCGGCAACCAGCCCGCCTGA
- a CDS encoding substrate-binding periplasmic protein: MKSDSALQRRRLLLAGAGLALTGLPAWADGDEVWAGVRKSGLLRVAFYKDFAPFSNEGKGSDVDIAAALAARMGLKMSPMFFDADENMGDDLRNMVWKGHYMGYGPADMMMHAPVDREYMARQDKVEFIAPYHRERYAVAYDRRRVDNLETMAPFEKLPCGVVVDTLPDSLMLSADGGRYRSQLKHYKTLTDAMAALRSGEVAGVMALQGELEGAVAGDANFPVGPAPIALLNTRQWPVGIAIRKGEQQLGRAIMEAMNALVADGEIERIMARHNIKWRAP; the protein is encoded by the coding sequence ATGAAGAGTGATTCTGCGTTGCAGCGGCGTCGTCTGCTGCTCGCCGGCGCGGGCCTCGCGCTGACCGGTTTGCCCGCATGGGCGGACGGCGACGAGGTCTGGGCCGGCGTCCGGAAGTCCGGCCTGCTGCGTGTCGCCTTCTACAAGGATTTCGCGCCGTTCTCGAACGAGGGCAAGGGTTCTGACGTCGACATCGCGGCCGCTCTGGCGGCGCGCATGGGACTGAAGATGTCGCCGATGTTCTTCGACGCCGACGAGAACATGGGCGACGACCTGCGCAATATGGTCTGGAAGGGCCACTACATGGGCTACGGCCCGGCCGACATGATGATGCACGCGCCGGTTGATCGCGAGTACATGGCGCGTCAGGACAAGGTGGAATTCATCGCGCCGTATCACCGCGAGCGCTATGCGGTCGCCTACGACAGGCGCCGTGTGGACAACCTCGAAACGATGGCGCCGTTCGAAAAGCTACCCTGTGGCGTGGTGGTCGATACGCTGCCCGACTCACTGATGCTGTCGGCCGACGGTGGGCGCTATCGCAGTCAGCTCAAGCATTACAAGACGCTGACCGACGCGATGGCCGCCTTGCGCTCGGGCGAGGTTGCCGGCGTGATGGCGCTGCAGGGTGAGCTCGAAGGCGCGGTCGCCGGCGACGCGAACTTCCCGGTCGGTCCGGCGCCGATCGCTCTGCTCAATACGCGTCAGTGGCCCGTCGGCATCGCCATCCGCAAGGGCGAGCAGCAGCTCGGCCGGGCCATCATGGAGGCGATGAACGCGCTGGTTGCTGACGGCGAGATCGAGCGCATCATGGCGCGACACAATATCAAGTGGCGTGCACCCTGA
- the pedF gene encoding cytochrome c-550 PedF: protein MKTTAIVTALIALGSMTTMRVEAHGDVVPQAVDVSTLKALGAEWRKENPYRGDKEAVRVGSSAYNQNCARCHGLEAVSGGIAPDLRMLPIDAETDDYFINTVRRGRVRNGAVYMPPFEEALSQEAMWAIRAYIETRHEE, encoded by the coding sequence TTGAAAACGACCGCCATCGTCACCGCATTGATCGCGCTGGGCAGCATGACCACGATGCGTGTCGAAGCTCACGGCGACGTCGTGCCGCAGGCCGTCGATGTGAGCACGCTGAAGGCGCTGGGCGCCGAGTGGCGCAAGGAGAATCCGTACCGCGGCGACAAGGAAGCGGTCCGCGTCGGCAGCTCCGCCTACAATCAGAACTGTGCGCGCTGTCACGGTCTGGAGGCCGTCAGCGGCGGCATTGCTCCGGATCTGCGCATGCTCCCGATCGACGCTGAAACCGACGACTACTTCATCAACACCGTGCGCCGCGGCCGCGTGCGCAACGGCGCCGTCTACATGCCGCCGTTCGAGGAAGCGCTGTCGCAGGAAGCCATGTGGGCCATTCGCGCCTATATCGAAACCCGTCATGAAGAGTGA
- a CDS encoding sigma-54-dependent Fis family transcriptional regulator, which translates to MESSPADIARSEQAHEIMRSAGEVPAGVLPALIETSWSRCISRGLDADKNSREVERARRDLLLTERERNESLLKHAAPVMNGLYAQIARSGSMIVLTNASGFIIHSVGDQTFLDRASKVALSPGVEWSEESKGTNAIGTALVEKVPVSVHGSQHFFSANHFLTCSASPIFDPCSRMLGVLDVTGDSRNPSHHSLALINLAVQTIENQMFAHAFPDGFLLHCHVQQELIGTVFEALLAFDQDGRVLSANRSACRLIGRSHAELLTHTFSSMFDKPLGALYDPLLRGTDMLELRLFGGRTLFGRPQAGNQSRPPARVISMDVQRPESGQSVSRVQIAKDRGLARLSTGDAQMDAVVEKVRRVLGRDIPVLIQGETGTGKELLARAIHDEGPRRDQTFVAVNCAAIPDGLIESELFGYEEGAFTGARRKGYPGRIMQADGGTLFLDEIGDMPLALQARLLRVLQERTVVPLGSGRATPVDLSIICATHRKLRDLVAQGSFRADLYYRLNGLTVMLPPLRERSDLRALVHRILASEESIPQGLRIDDEVVALFERHPWPGNMRQLANLLRTAGVMAADDGCIRKTHLPDDFIDELGGAPTFAPSEPEFRAVATQAPCDLDSLTLRAIRESLSRNEGNVAATARELGISRTTLYRKLKEG; encoded by the coding sequence ATGGAATCAAGCCCCGCCGACATCGCGCGCAGCGAACAGGCACACGAAATCATGCGCAGCGCTGGCGAAGTGCCTGCAGGCGTCCTGCCTGCACTGATTGAAACGTCGTGGAGCCGCTGCATCAGCCGCGGCCTCGACGCCGACAAGAACAGCCGCGAAGTCGAAAGAGCCCGGCGCGACCTGCTGCTGACCGAACGCGAGCGCAACGAGTCGCTGCTCAAGCACGCAGCGCCGGTGATGAACGGCCTGTACGCGCAGATCGCCCGCTCGGGCAGCATGATCGTGCTGACCAATGCGTCCGGTTTCATCATCCATTCGGTCGGCGACCAGACCTTCCTCGACCGCGCCTCCAAGGTGGCGCTGTCGCCCGGCGTCGAATGGTCGGAGGAAAGCAAGGGCACCAACGCTATCGGCACGGCGCTGGTGGAAAAGGTGCCGGTGTCGGTGCACGGTTCGCAGCACTTCTTTTCGGCCAACCACTTCCTCACCTGCTCGGCCTCGCCCATCTTCGACCCGTGCAGCCGCATGCTAGGCGTACTCGACGTCACCGGGGATTCGCGCAACCCGTCGCATCACAGCCTGGCGCTGATCAATCTGGCGGTGCAGACCATCGAGAACCAGATGTTCGCGCACGCCTTCCCGGACGGTTTCCTGCTGCACTGTCATGTCCAGCAGGAACTGATAGGCACCGTATTCGAAGCCCTGCTCGCCTTCGATCAGGACGGCCGCGTGCTGTCCGCCAACCGCAGCGCCTGTCGGCTGATCGGCCGCAGCCACGCCGAACTGCTGACGCACACCTTCAGTTCGATGTTCGACAAACCGCTGGGTGCGCTGTACGACCCGCTGCTGCGCGGCACCGACATGCTCGAACTGCGTCTGTTCGGCGGGCGCACGCTGTTCGGTCGCCCGCAAGCAGGCAATCAGAGCCGTCCGCCGGCCCGTGTGATCAGCATGGACGTGCAGCGTCCGGAATCCGGTCAGTCGGTCAGTCGGGTGCAGATCGCCAAGGACCGCGGACTGGCTCGGCTGAGCACCGGCGACGCACAGATGGATGCGGTCGTCGAAAAGGTCCGTCGGGTGCTCGGGCGGGACATCCCGGTACTGATCCAGGGTGAGACCGGCACTGGCAAGGAACTGCTGGCGCGCGCCATTCACGACGAAGGCCCGCGCCGCGACCAGACCTTCGTCGCCGTGAACTGCGCCGCCATCCCCGACGGCCTGATCGAGTCGGAGCTGTTCGGCTACGAGGAAGGTGCTTTCACCGGTGCGCGTCGCAAAGGCTACCCGGGCCGCATCATGCAGGCGGACGGTGGCACGCTCTTCCTCGACGAAATCGGCGACATGCCGCTGGCACTGCAGGCGCGCCTGCTGCGCGTGCTGCAGGAACGTACCGTGGTGCCGCTGGGTAGCGGTCGCGCAACACCGGTCGATCTGTCCATCATCTGCGCGACCCACCGCAAGCTGCGCGACCTGGTCGCCCAGGGCAGCTTCCGCGCCGACCTTTACTACCGCCTCAATGGTCTCACCGTGATGCTGCCGCCGCTGCGCGAACGCAGCGATCTGCGTGCGCTGGTGCATCGCATTCTCGCCAGCGAGGAATCCATTCCGCAGGGGCTGCGCATCGACGACGAAGTAGTCGCGCTGTTCGAGCGGCATCCGTGGCCGGGCAATATGCGCCAGCTGGCGAATCTGTTGCGCACCGCCGGCGTCATGGCCGCCGACGATGGCTGCATCCGCAAGACCCATCTCCCGGACGACTTCATTGATGAACTGGGCGGCGCGCCGACGTTCGCACCGAGCGAGCCCGAGTTCCGTGCGGTCGCCACCCAGGCGCCGTGCGACCTCGACAGCCTCACGCTGCGCGCAATACGCGAGTCGCTGTCGCGCAACGAGGGGAACGTGGCCGCCACTGCGCGTGAGTTGGGCATTAGCCGGACCACGCTCTATCGCAAGCTGAAGGAAGGCTGA
- a CDS encoding PQQ-dependent methanol/ethanol family dehydrogenase: MKGLRNSTLSSLLVAAFAAMAAPQVMAGVTDRDIENDAKTTGDVLSWGMGTEGQRYSPLDKINLGNVKNLVPVWSFSFGGEKQRGQESQPLVVNGKMFVTGSYSRLYALDAKTGAKLWQYEHRLPDGIMPCCDVVNRGAAVYDNLVIFSTLDAQLVALDQNTGKVVWKEKIDDYQAGYSNTAAPIIAKGLILTGVSGGEFGIVGRVEARDAKTGKMVWSRPTVEGHMGYKFDAAGNKVENGISGTTNASWQGDLWKTGGAATWLGGSYDAKTGLAYFGTGNPAPWNSHLRPGDNLYSCSTVAIDVATGQIKWHFQGTPNDGWDYDGVNEFVTFDMNGKRMGGKADRNGFFYVLDAQTGKFERGFPFVKKITWAKGLDANGKPIFDPANRPGDPSKGADGKKGEVVFSAPSFLGGKNQMPMAYSPDTGLFYVPANEWGMEIWNEPITYKKGAAYLGAGFTIKTIDDKYIGALRAVDPKTGKIVWEVTNNAPLWGGVMTTKGGLVFWGTPEGFLKAADAKTGKEVWSFQTGTGVVAPPITWEQDGEQYIGVAAGWGGAVPLWGGDVAKKVNYLNQGGSMWVFKLHK; the protein is encoded by the coding sequence ATGAAAGGCTTGCGTAATTCCACGCTGTCCAGCCTGCTGGTTGCGGCGTTCGCCGCGATGGCAGCACCGCAGGTCATGGCTGGTGTGACCGACCGTGACATCGAAAACGACGCGAAGACGACCGGCGATGTGCTGTCGTGGGGCATGGGCACGGAAGGCCAGCGCTACAGCCCGCTCGACAAGATCAACCTCGGCAACGTCAAGAACCTGGTTCCGGTGTGGTCGTTCTCGTTCGGCGGCGAAAAGCAGCGCGGTCAGGAATCGCAGCCGCTCGTCGTCAATGGCAAGATGTTCGTTACGGGTTCCTACTCCCGCCTGTACGCACTCGATGCCAAGACCGGCGCCAAGCTGTGGCAATACGAGCACCGCCTGCCGGACGGCATCATGCCGTGCTGCGACGTGGTGAACCGCGGTGCCGCCGTGTATGACAACCTGGTCATCTTCAGCACGCTGGACGCACAACTGGTTGCTCTCGACCAGAACACCGGCAAGGTCGTCTGGAAGGAAAAGATCGACGACTACCAGGCTGGTTACTCCAATACCGCAGCTCCGATCATCGCCAAGGGCCTGATCCTGACCGGCGTGTCCGGTGGTGAGTTCGGCATCGTCGGCCGTGTCGAGGCGCGCGACGCCAAGACGGGCAAGATGGTGTGGAGCCGTCCGACCGTCGAAGGCCACATGGGCTACAAGTTCGATGCCGCCGGCAACAAGGTCGAAAACGGCATCAGCGGCACCACCAACGCCAGCTGGCAGGGCGACCTGTGGAAGACCGGTGGCGCGGCCACCTGGCTCGGCGGCTCCTACGACGCCAAGACCGGTCTGGCCTACTTCGGCACCGGCAACCCGGCCCCGTGGAACAGCCACCTGCGCCCCGGTGACAATCTGTACTCGTGCTCGACCGTCGCCATCGACGTCGCTACCGGCCAGATCAAGTGGCACTTCCAGGGCACGCCGAACGACGGCTGGGACTATGACGGCGTGAACGAATTCGTCACGTTCGACATGAACGGCAAGCGCATGGGCGGCAAGGCCGACCGTAACGGCTTCTTCTACGTTCTGGATGCCCAGACCGGCAAGTTCGAGCGCGGCTTCCCCTTCGTCAAGAAGATCACCTGGGCCAAGGGCCTGGACGCCAACGGCAAGCCGATCTTCGATCCGGCCAACCGCCCGGGCGACCCGTCCAAGGGCGCCGACGGCAAGAAGGGTGAAGTGGTGTTCTCCGCGCCGTCCTTCCTCGGTGGCAAGAACCAGATGCCGATGGCCTACAGCCCGGATACCGGCCTGTTCTACGTGCCGGCCAACGAGTGGGGCATGGAAATCTGGAACGAGCCGATCACCTACAAGAAGGGTGCTGCCTATCTGGGCGCCGGCTTCACCATCAAGACCATCGACGACAAGTACATCGGCGCGCTGCGTGCGGTCGATCCGAAGACTGGCAAGATCGTCTGGGAAGTCACCAACAACGCTCCGCTGTGGGGTGGTGTGATGACGACCAAGGGTGGCCTGGTGTTCTGGGGTACGCCTGAAGGTTTCCTGAAGGCCGCCGACGCGAAGACTGGCAAGGAAGTGTGGTCCTTCCAGACCGGTACCGGCGTCGTGGCGCCCCCGATCACCTGGGAACAGGACGGCGAGCAGTACATCGGCGTCGCCGCCGGCTGGGGTGGCGCTGTGCCGCTGTGGGGCGGGGACGTGGCCAAGAAGGTCAACTACCTGAACCAGGGTGGTTCGATGTGGGTGTTCAAGCTGCACAAGTAA
- a CDS encoding quinoprotein relay system zinc metallohydrolase 1 gives MMARLLTALVAFALSFAAHAATPFDYRLKPEKIADDTWVLIGSTEDITRANGGNIVNTAFVVTKEGVVVIDSGPSRRYGEQMRAAIARVTDKPVVRVFNTHHHPDHFLGNQAYADVPIAALPATRAGERDDGGAFADNMYRMAGDWASGTEPQVAQQDVQPGRLTVGGHEFELIALEGHTAGDLAILDHRTGVLFAGDLVFLDRAPTTPHASVQRWLKSLDALAALGAKKTLPGHGPVHAGTVGIEQTRDWLKWLDQTLMQSAANGLDMAEVMRLPLPERFERMPLARSEFERSVTHLYGAYELRALDSVALPVLQQK, from the coding sequence ATGATGGCCCGCCTCCTCACTGCACTGGTCGCCTTTGCGCTGAGCTTCGCGGCACACGCGGCCACACCTTTCGACTATCGCCTGAAGCCGGAGAAGATCGCCGACGACACCTGGGTGCTGATCGGCAGCACCGAGGACATCACGCGCGCGAACGGCGGCAATATCGTGAATACCGCCTTTGTCGTGACCAAGGAGGGCGTGGTCGTGATCGACAGCGGTCCGTCGCGCCGCTACGGCGAACAGATGAGGGCGGCCATCGCCCGCGTGACCGACAAGCCGGTCGTGCGCGTGTTCAATACGCACCATCACCCCGATCACTTCCTCGGCAATCAGGCTTACGCCGATGTTCCGATCGCCGCATTGCCCGCCACGCGCGCTGGCGAGCGTGACGACGGCGGCGCCTTTGCCGACAACATGTACCGGATGGCGGGCGACTGGGCATCCGGCACCGAGCCCCAGGTTGCGCAGCAGGACGTGCAGCCCGGACGGCTGACGGTGGGCGGACACGAGTTCGAACTGATCGCGCTTGAGGGGCACACCGCTGGCGACCTGGCCATCCTCGATCACCGGACCGGCGTGCTGTTCGCCGGCGATCTGGTGTTCCTCGATCGTGCCCCGACCACGCCGCACGCGTCGGTGCAGCGCTGGTTGAAGTCGCTCGACGCGCTGGCGGCACTGGGTGCGAAGAAGACACTGCCCGGTCACGGTCCGGTGCATGCCGGGACGGTCGGCATCGAGCAGACGCGTGACTGGCTCAAGTGGCTGGATCAGACCCTGATGCAGTCGGCGGCAAACGGTCTCGACATGGCCGAAGTGATGCGCCTGCCGCTGCCCGAGCGCTTCGAACGCATGCCGCTGGCCCGCAGCGAGTTCGAGCGTTCGGTCACCCACCTGTATGGCGCCTACGAGTTGCGCGCGCTGGACAGTGTTGCACTGCCTGTGTTGCAACAAAAATGA
- a CDS encoding quinoprotein dehydrogenase-associated SoxYZ-like carrier: MKKVIAALGLALALAGTVQAADADPLNSSRWPDLQREYLNDAPVAFDPRIEVLAPKVAEDSMNVPVTVRLKGLPDVKRVLVIADFNPIVKVLDFQPLLAQPGLSFRIKLQQASPIRALVQTGDGNWLAGGAWVDAAGGGCTAPSTGRSAPDWAQKLNQVQGRVWRDGQNQRVRLRIMHPMDTGLAPGIPAFFIEQLAIVDDKGDAMLKLETFEPLSENPVFSFDLPDTGAVALRVVGRDNNGNRIDAKVQP; the protein is encoded by the coding sequence ATGAAGAAGGTGATTGCGGCCCTCGGGCTCGCGCTTGCGTTGGCCGGCACCGTGCAGGCGGCCGATGCCGATCCGCTGAATTCCTCGCGCTGGCCGGATCTGCAGCGCGAATATCTGAACGATGCGCCGGTGGCTTTCGATCCGCGCATCGAAGTGCTGGCGCCCAAGGTGGCCGAGGATTCGATGAACGTGCCGGTGACGGTCAGGCTGAAGGGCTTGCCGGACGTCAAGCGCGTGCTGGTGATCGCCGACTTCAATCCCATCGTCAAGGTGCTCGACTTCCAGCCGCTGCTGGCTCAGCCTGGCCTGTCTTTCCGCATCAAGCTGCAGCAGGCGAGCCCGATCCGCGCGCTCGTGCAGACCGGCGACGGCAACTGGCTGGCCGGCGGCGCCTGGGTGGATGCTGCCGGCGGCGGCTGTACCGCGCCGAGCACCGGCCGCAGCGCGCCGGACTGGGCGCAGAAGCTGAATCAGGTGCAGGGCAGGGTGTGGCGCGACGGACAGAACCAGCGTGTCCGTCTGCGCATCATGCATCCGATGGACACCGGTCTGGCGCCCGGCATCCCGGCCTTCTTCATCGAACAGCTCGCCATCGTCGACGACAAGGGCGATGCCATGCTGAAGCTCGAGACCTTCGAGCCGCTGAGCGAGAACCCGGTGTTCTCGTTCGATCTGCCGGACACCGGCGCGGTGGCGCTGCGCGTCGTCGGCCGCGACAACAACGGCAATCGCATCGACGCCAAGGTGCAGCCATGA
- a CDS encoding methanol/ethanol family PQQ-dependent dehydrogenase, giving the protein MKTFALRNPALLIALGILAAGPVHAAKTVSWEDIVNDDKTTKDVLTYGLGMKAQRHSPLKQINTQTVASLSPAWSYSFGGEKQRGQEGQALVHDGVIYITGSYSRMYAVDAKTGKRLWAYEHRLPDDIRPCCDVVNRGAAIYGDKVYFGTLDAGMVALNKDTGKVVWSKKWGDHKVGYTMSGAPFIVKDKKSGRVMLVHGSSGDEFGVVGYLFARDVDTGEEIWARPMVEGHMGRLNGKDSTTTGDAKAPSWPDDPSRETGKVEAWSHGGGAPWQTASFDVEQNMVVIGTGNPAPWNTWKRTKEGDSPTKWPSLFTSGQAYVDASTGELKGFFSHTPNDAWDFSGNNSVLLFEYKDPKTGKLVKASAHADRNGYFFVTDREKLATGAGYPWKQTALIGAWPFVDGITWSKGFDPKTGLPNVVESQYPPKPKAGADKGESIFVSPPFLGGTNWMPMSYSPDTELFYIPANHWAMDYWTENVTYKPGAAYLGQGFRIKKLFDDHVGVLRAIDPKTGKIAWEHKEQFPLWAGTLTTAGGLVFTGTSDGYVKAFDAKTGKEVWKFQTGSGVVSVPITWEQDGEQYIGISSGYGGAVPLWGGDMAELTKQVSQGGSFWAFKLPKR; this is encoded by the coding sequence ATGAAAACGTTTGCCCTCAGGAACCCGGCACTGCTGATCGCGCTGGGCATCCTTGCAGCTGGCCCGGTGCACGCCGCCAAGACGGTGAGCTGGGAAGATATCGTCAACGACGACAAGACGACCAAGGACGTGCTGACCTACGGTCTGGGCATGAAGGCCCAGCGCCACAGCCCGCTCAAGCAGATCAATACGCAGACCGTTGCATCGCTGAGCCCCGCCTGGTCCTACTCCTTCGGCGGCGAGAAGCAGCGCGGCCAGGAAGGCCAGGCGCTGGTGCACGACGGCGTCATCTACATCACCGGCTCCTACTCCCGCATGTACGCCGTCGACGCCAAGACCGGCAAGCGCCTTTGGGCGTACGAACATCGGCTGCCGGACGACATTCGTCCGTGCTGCGACGTGGTGAACCGCGGCGCCGCCATCTACGGCGACAAGGTGTACTTCGGCACGCTGGACGCCGGCATGGTGGCCTTGAACAAGGACACCGGCAAGGTCGTCTGGTCGAAGAAGTGGGGTGACCACAAGGTCGGCTATACGATGTCCGGTGCGCCCTTCATCGTGAAGGACAAGAAGTCCGGTCGCGTGATGCTGGTGCACGGTTCGTCCGGTGACGAGTTCGGCGTGGTCGGCTACCTGTTCGCACGCGACGTCGATACCGGCGAGGAAATCTGGGCGCGCCCGATGGTCGAGGGCCACATGGGTCGCCTGAACGGCAAGGACAGCACGACGACCGGCGACGCCAAAGCGCCGTCGTGGCCGGATGATCCCAGCCGCGAAACCGGCAAGGTCGAGGCCTGGAGCCATGGCGGCGGTGCCCCGTGGCAGACCGCCTCGTTCGACGTCGAACAGAACATGGTGGTGATCGGCACCGGCAACCCGGCTCCCTGGAACACCTGGAAACGGACCAAGGAAGGCGACAGCCCTACCAAGTGGCCCAGCCTGTTCACCTCCGGTCAGGCCTATGTCGATGCCTCGACCGGCGAACTGAAGGGCTTCTTCTCGCACACGCCGAACGACGCCTGGGACTTCTCCGGCAACAATTCGGTGCTGCTGTTCGAATACAAGGATCCGAAGACCGGCAAGCTGGTCAAGGCATCGGCGCACGCCGACCGCAACGGCTACTTCTTCGTGACCGACCGCGAAAAGCTGGCCACCGGCGCCGGCTATCCGTGGAAGCAGACCGCGCTGATCGGTGCCTGGCCCTTCGTCGACGGCATCACCTGGTCCAAGGGCTTCGATCCGAAGACCGGCCTGCCCAACGTGGTCGAGAGCCAGTATCCGCCGAAGCCCAAGGCGGGTGCGGACAAGGGTGAATCCATCTTCGTGTCGCCGCCCTTCCTCGGCGGCACCAACTGGATGCCGATGTCGTACAGCCCGGACACCGAACTGTTCTACATCCCGGCCAACCACTGGGCCATGGACTACTGGACCGAGAACGTCACCTACAAGCCGGGTGCGGCCTACCTCGGCCAGGGCTTCCGGATCAAGAAGCTGTTCGACGACCATGTCGGCGTACTGCGCGCGATCGATCCGAAGACCGGCAAGATCGCCTGGGAACACAAGGAACAGTTCCCGCTGTGGGCGGGTACGCTGACCACCGCTGGCGGCCTGGTGTTCACCGGCACCTCCGATGGTTACGTGAAGGCCTTCGACGCCAAGACCGGCAAGGAAGTCTGGAAATTCCAGACCGGCTCCGGCGTGGTGTCGGTGCCCATCACCTGGGAACAGGATGGCGAACAGTACATCGGCATCTCTTCCGGCTACGGCGGCGCCGTGCCGCTGTGGGGCGGCGACATGGCCGAGCTGACCAAGCAGGTCAGCCAGGGCGGTTCGTTCTGGGCCTTCAAGCTGCCGAAGCGCTGA
- a CDS encoding pentapeptide repeat-containing protein: protein MRRLFPTVLLALLGMSTPAVAEDASVSETLVINGCPIWPYTRCPGADLRHADLSAKDLAGADFTGANMVRADLRAANLAGAILDRADLSSARLQKANIPAASLRGTRLVGADMEFARMFRVDFSYADLTAANLEAARPMFARFHYARLVNANLQETKFGSADFRNAIMEGCVTRYTVFLDANFDDCKGCPVGW from the coding sequence ATGCGAAGACTTTTCCCCACAGTACTGCTCGCACTGCTCGGCATGAGCACGCCTGCCGTCGCCGAAGATGCCTCGGTCAGCGAAACACTGGTCATCAACGGCTGCCCGATCTGGCCCTACACCCGTTGCCCGGGTGCCGACCTGCGCCACGCCGACCTGTCGGCGAAGGATCTCGCCGGCGCCGACTTCACCGGCGCGAACATGGTGCGCGCCGACCTGCGTGCCGCCAATCTTGCCGGCGCGATACTGGACCGCGCCGACCTCAGCTCGGCCCGCCTGCAGAAAGCCAACATTCCGGCCGCCAGCCTGCGCGGCACCCGCTTGGTCGGCGCCGACATGGAGTTCGCGCGCATGTTCCGCGTCGACTTCAGCTACGCCGACCTGACGGCCGCCAACCTGGAAGCGGCCCGCCCGATGTTCGCGCGCTTCCACTACGCCCGGCTGGTCAACGCCAACCTGCAGGAAACCAAGTTCGGCAGCGCCGACTTCCGCAACGCCATCATGGAAGGCTGCGTGACGCGCTACACCGTGTTCCTCGACGCCAATTTCGACGACTGCAAAGGTTGTCCGGTGGGCTGGTGA
- a CDS encoding c-type cytochrome, protein MIRTLAAPLLLAALLGSAYAGDPAMEAHPPKTDISALPPVGDVWVDSNPYRGNAAVVDTGRALYNESCAVCHGTDVNHKNQVGPNLLRLHRGCRKVTEPELLPRCLSDVDHYFVKTVRKGKRVLDVQHMPPWDKVLTQEAVWAIKTFIEARIDEDARLKAQGKTAVR, encoded by the coding sequence ATGATCAGGACACTGGCCGCACCGCTGCTGCTGGCTGCGCTGCTCGGCAGCGCATACGCCGGCGATCCGGCGATGGAAGCGCATCCGCCCAAGACCGACATTTCGGCTTTGCCGCCGGTCGGCGACGTGTGGGTGGACAGCAACCCCTACCGCGGGAACGCCGCCGTGGTCGATACCGGCCGCGCGCTCTACAACGAATCGTGCGCCGTCTGCCACGGTACCGATGTCAATCACAAGAACCAGGTCGGCCCCAATTTGCTGCGCCTGCACCGCGGCTGTCGCAAGGTGACCGAACCGGAACTGCTCCCACGCTGCCTCAGCGACGTCGACCACTACTTCGTCAAGACGGTGCGCAAGGGCAAGCGGGTGCTCGACGTGCAGCACATGCCGCCGTGGGACAAGGTGCTGACGCAAGAGGCGGTATGGGCGATCAAGACCTTCATCGAGGCCCGCATCGACGAGGACGCGCGACTCAAGGCACAGGGGAAGACCGCGGTGCGCTGA